A single Nostoc sp. PCC 7107 DNA region contains:
- a CDS encoding DUF4330 domain-containing protein, with amino-acid sequence MAIFDSKGRLFGKINILDLGAALVIILVIVGIFIFPGTSGSVAQVGSKTVPIEVDLAVRGLNVRDPERLFDNGFKKGGKTNVIIRNQPYGQIGIKSIEVLERTITATQPDGSVKEVKDPRKNNYSTDMLLTLEGKAQVTESGPVLGNSKVKIGMPFELEGFNYNFNATVIDVRVQNK; translated from the coding sequence ATGGCTATTTTTGATTCCAAAGGTCGCTTGTTCGGGAAAATCAATATTCTTGATTTAGGTGCTGCACTCGTAATTATTCTAGTCATAGTGGGCATTTTCATCTTTCCTGGAACCTCTGGTTCTGTAGCTCAAGTTGGTTCAAAAACAGTCCCGATTGAAGTAGATTTGGCAGTACGGGGTTTGAATGTGCGCGACCCTGAACGCTTATTTGACAATGGATTTAAAAAAGGCGGTAAAACTAACGTCATTATCCGCAATCAGCCCTACGGTCAAATTGGCATTAAATCTATTGAAGTGCTAGAGAGAACAATCACCGCTACCCAACCAGATGGTTCAGTTAAGGAAGTCAAAGATCCTAGAAAGAACAATTACAGTACAGATATGCTGTTAACTTTGGAAGGTAAGGCTCAAGTAACAGAAAGTGGCCCAGTTTTAGGTAACAGCAAAGTCAAAATTGGTATGCCTTTTGAGTTAGAAGGCTTTAATTACAACTTCAACGCCACTGTGATTGATGTGCGCGTGCAGAATAAATAA
- a CDS encoding alpha/beta fold hydrolase, producing the protein MFQPQGFEQSSIITSLGRMVYYTATGSLWQNKAIAKPEAETLVFLHGFGGGSSAYEWSKVYPAFASEYRILAPDLIGWGKSEHPVRNYQIEDYLTTIREFLQQTCTAPVTVIASSLTAALTIRVAIAHPELFKSLILTTPAGLSDFGTDYSRSFFAQLVSVPVLDRLLYSTGIATEAGIRSFLEQRQFAQANRVYQEIAEAYLQSAQQPNAEYAALSFVRGDLCFDLSLHIQQLTTPTAIIWGQKSQFTGPDIGRRLAQMNLQAIRVFQELDGVGLTPQLELPAVTIGLIRQFLTLVNGRTI; encoded by the coding sequence ATGTTTCAGCCACAGGGATTTGAGCAAAGCTCAATCATCACATCGCTAGGAAGAATGGTATATTACACTGCTACTGGCTCACTTTGGCAAAATAAAGCGATCGCCAAACCAGAAGCAGAAACTTTAGTATTTCTACATGGTTTTGGCGGTGGGTCTTCTGCTTATGAGTGGTCAAAGGTTTATCCAGCTTTTGCTAGTGAATATCGCATTCTCGCCCCAGATTTAATCGGGTGGGGTAAATCAGAACATCCAGTGCGGAATTACCAGATTGAAGATTATTTAACGACGATTCGGGAATTTTTGCAGCAAACTTGTACAGCACCAGTAACAGTGATTGCGTCCTCCTTGACCGCGGCGTTGACAATTCGAGTAGCGATCGCTCATCCTGAATTATTTAAGTCTCTAATTCTCACCACACCTGCTGGACTATCTGATTTTGGCACAGACTACTCCCGGAGTTTTTTCGCTCAATTGGTCAGTGTGCCAGTTCTTGACCGTTTACTCTACAGTACTGGTATTGCCACAGAAGCAGGGATTCGCAGTTTTTTAGAGCAAAGACAATTTGCTCAAGCTAATCGAGTCTATCAAGAAATTGCTGAAGCTTATCTCCAGTCTGCCCAGCAGCCTAATGCCGAATATGCCGCATTATCTTTTGTGCGGGGCGACTTATGTTTTGATTTGTCACTGCATATTCAACAACTGACAACTCCCACTGCAATTATTTGGGGGCAAAAATCCCAATTTACCGGCCCCGACATCGGTCGTCGTTTGGCACAGATGAACCTCCAAGCAATTCGCGTATTTCAAGAATTAGATGGTGTAGGATTAACACCCCAGTTAGAACTACCAGCAGTCACTATTGGATTAATTCGCCAGTTTTTGACTTTAGTCAATGGTCGGACAATTTGA
- the ftsE gene encoding cell division ATP-binding protein FtsE → MRTVVKTPVKTDQDIPVKDIKSPPESVSNAPIVQLRSVTKTYNNGCHGLLDVSLEVKPKEFLFITGPSGSGKSTLLKLLYGEELPTQGEVIVNDCNVTDLRGDRLSLLRRRIGIVFQDYKLIPQRTVAENVTFVLQAQGYTRKEIQRRLEPTLKLVGLLSKADCFPDQLSGGEQQRVSVARAIVGTPPLLLADEPTGNLDPDNSWQVIQILQKLNSFGATVIVTTHDEQLVRRCNHPVVQVRNGRLYRK, encoded by the coding sequence ATGAGAACAGTTGTCAAAACTCCGGTCAAAACTGATCAAGATATTCCCGTAAAAGATATTAAGTCTCCACCGGAAAGCGTTAGTAATGCTCCCATTGTGCAGTTACGCTCTGTGACAAAAACATATAACAATGGCTGTCATGGATTGTTAGATGTGAGTTTAGAGGTTAAGCCGAAAGAATTCTTATTTATTACGGGGCCAAGCGGTTCTGGTAAATCAACACTGTTGAAACTGTTATATGGTGAAGAGTTACCGACTCAGGGAGAAGTAATTGTCAATGACTGCAATGTCACAGATTTGCGGGGCGATCGCTTATCACTGTTACGGCGAAGGATTGGAATTGTCTTTCAAGATTACAAACTCATTCCCCAAAGAACGGTAGCAGAAAATGTGACATTTGTACTGCAAGCCCAAGGTTACACGCGCAAGGAAATTCAGCGACGTTTAGAACCGACTTTAAAGCTGGTGGGTTTACTTTCTAAAGCTGACTGTTTTCCCGATCAGCTTTCGGGGGGAGAGCAACAACGGGTAAGTGTTGCAAGGGCGATCGTGGGAACACCACCATTACTTTTAGCAGATGAACCCACAGGAAATCTCGACCCAGATAATTCTTGGCAAGTGATCCAAATTCTGCAAAAGTTAAATTCTTTTGGGGCTACAGTTATTGTGACCACCCACGATGAACAACTGGTGAGGCGGTGCAATCATCCTGTGGTGCAAGTTCGTAATGGCAGACTGTATCGGAAATGA
- a CDS encoding WecB/TagA/CpsF family glycosyltransferase has product MSKPPKVFSVLGIPVHVMSNYPGWLLECLQHSRGTHVVTLNAEMTMQAERNSALAQVIHDAELVIPDGAGVVLYLQWLFWQKVQRCPGIELSETLLREIGQKQKDAKVFFYGGAPGVATKAADFWQQQAPDLNIVGTHSGYHSPEEEAQLHQTLTQLQPQVILVGLGVPRQELWIAQNRHLCPQAIWIGVGGSLDIWSGSKTRAPAWLGNNNLEWLYRLYQEPWRWRRMLALPEFALKAFVYRLTVKSAV; this is encoded by the coding sequence ATGTCTAAACCGCCTAAAGTATTTTCGGTACTAGGAATACCAGTTCATGTCATGAGTAACTATCCAGGCTGGTTGCTAGAATGCCTGCAACACAGCAGAGGTACTCATGTAGTGACGCTGAATGCAGAAATGACTATGCAAGCAGAACGAAACAGCGCACTAGCCCAGGTAATTCACGATGCTGAGTTAGTGATACCTGATGGTGCTGGTGTTGTTTTGTATTTGCAGTGGCTTTTCTGGCAAAAAGTTCAGCGTTGTCCAGGAATTGAACTATCAGAGACATTACTGCGGGAAATTGGACAAAAGCAAAAAGATGCAAAAGTATTTTTTTACGGCGGCGCACCAGGAGTAGCAACAAAAGCCGCAGATTTTTGGCAGCAGCAAGCCCCGGATTTAAATATAGTTGGTACTCATTCTGGATATCATTCTCCAGAAGAAGAAGCTCAACTACACCAAACTCTCACCCAACTACAGCCTCAAGTAATTTTGGTTGGTTTGGGAGTACCACGTCAAGAATTATGGATTGCCCAAAATCGCCATTTATGTCCCCAAGCAATTTGGATTGGTGTTGGTGGTAGTTTGGATATTTGGTCAGGAAGCAAAACCCGCGCCCCCGCTTGGTTAGGTAATAATAATCTGGAATGGCTTTATCGGTTATATCAAGAACCTTGGCGTTGGCGACGGATGTTAGCTTTGCCAGAGTTTGCACTCAAAGCGTTTGTTTACCGTTTAACCGTCAAAAGTGCAGTCTAG
- a CDS encoding response regulator transcription factor translates to MNKIRIVLIEDHDLTRVGIRTALQQKEEIEVLGEAGNAAEGLKLLKILHPDIAIVDIGLPDKDGIALTKEIKALSTGEDATKVLILTLRDNKEAVLAAFAAGADSYCMKDIKFDNLLEAVRVTYNGNAWIDPAIARIVLQQAQHNSPKQETVPTGNKNIPQNQGFGESEEIIDPYTLTERELEVLQLIVEGCSNAVIAERLYITVGTVKTHVRNILNKLCADDRTQAAVRALRSGLVG, encoded by the coding sequence ATGAATAAAATTCGGATTGTTTTGATCGAAGATCATGACCTCACCCGTGTTGGTATTCGCACAGCACTACAGCAAAAAGAAGAGATTGAAGTGCTAGGCGAAGCTGGCAATGCTGCGGAAGGCTTAAAATTGTTAAAAATCTTACACCCAGATATTGCGATCGTCGATATTGGTTTACCCGATAAAGATGGTATCGCACTTACCAAAGAAATTAAAGCTCTGTCTACAGGAGAAGATGCGACAAAAGTGTTGATTCTAACACTCCGAGATAATAAAGAAGCCGTGCTTGCAGCTTTCGCAGCTGGAGCAGACTCTTACTGTATGAAAGATATCAAATTTGATAATTTACTAGAAGCAGTCAGAGTTACGTACAATGGCAATGCTTGGATTGATCCAGCGATCGCCAGAATTGTGTTACAACAGGCACAACATAATTCCCCTAAACAGGAAACAGTTCCAACAGGCAACAAAAATATCCCCCAAAATCAAGGCTTTGGGGAAAGTGAGGAAATAATTGACCCTTATACCCTGACAGAACGCGAGTTAGAAGTGTTACAGTTAATTGTCGAAGGTTGTAGCAATGCAGTTATAGCTGAACGACTTTATATTACAGTTGGGACTGTAAAAACACATGTCCGTAATATTCTAAATAAGCTATGCGCTGATGACCGTACTCAAGCAGCAGTCAGAGCTTTGCGCTCTGGGTTGGTTGGATGA
- a CDS encoding SpoIIE family protein phosphatase, whose amino-acid sequence MTETEVEKLKLMIVDDELDNLDLLYRTFRRDFQVFKANHALSALDILDKEGEMAVIISDQRMPEMNGTEFLSRTVERFPDTIRILLTGFTDVEDLVDAINSGQVFKYITKPWNPERLKLLVEQATETYRLVKQRTQELRRSLRRESLFNEVTTAIRESLDYGNMLQKIVATIGQTFDATCCLLIPVEGDRLTEDKFSYQDANSSILNFAFDHSLFEKVVETRHYQLNQETFDGHPCNYLVVPLTYQQQLLAVLALYQVGRDELWPDEDIKLITGVADQAALALFQAKLYQRLQEKQEQIRAELEVARQIQNNLLRQSLPDIKEAKLQACCYPAREVGGDFFEVFVHPKGDLWLAVGDVSGKGVPAALFMASAISVLRRELSQETPAEPHVIVQNLNHALCNDLISNNCFITLVLACYTPTTGELVYANAGHIYPLLWSHQATSTQEPNYLKVRGIPLGILPTWQAQSGRLHLSSGDTLLLASDGITEATVSNELLKCEKIDGNFSAGTHSMLNQEGLWQLLQTEPQPLSLNHLLARIQANNQVQEDDQTILSLEVL is encoded by the coding sequence ATGACTGAGACAGAGGTAGAAAAACTCAAGCTCATGATTGTTGATGATGAGCTAGATAATCTGGATTTACTCTACCGCACTTTTAGGCGAGATTTTCAAGTATTTAAAGCCAATCATGCCCTAAGTGCGCTGGACATATTGGATAAAGAAGGTGAGATGGCCGTGATCATCTCAGATCAAAGAATGCCAGAAATGAATGGCACCGAATTTCTCAGTCGCACGGTAGAACGGTTTCCCGATACGATTAGGATTCTTCTAACTGGTTTTACTGATGTTGAAGATTTGGTGGATGCAATTAACTCCGGTCAAGTTTTCAAATACATCACAAAACCTTGGAATCCTGAACGGCTAAAGTTACTAGTTGAACAAGCTACTGAGACATATCGCTTAGTCAAGCAACGCACCCAAGAGTTGCGTCGTTCTCTGCGACGAGAATCTTTATTTAATGAGGTGACGACAGCAATTCGAGAGTCTCTCGACTATGGCAATATGTTGCAAAAAATTGTCGCCACGATTGGACAAACATTTGATGCAACTTGTTGCTTACTGATACCTGTAGAAGGCGATCGCTTGACTGAAGACAAATTCTCTTATCAAGATGCCAACTCTTCTATATTAAATTTTGCTTTTGACCACAGTCTATTTGAAAAAGTTGTTGAAACTCGTCACTACCAACTTAATCAAGAAACCTTTGACGGCCACCCTTGTAACTATCTGGTAGTACCTCTTACCTATCAGCAGCAATTATTGGCGGTACTGGCTCTTTATCAGGTGGGACGAGATGAACTTTGGCCAGATGAAGATATTAAATTAATTACAGGTGTAGCTGACCAAGCAGCATTAGCCCTCTTCCAAGCAAAACTCTACCAACGCCTGCAAGAAAAACAAGAGCAAATTCGCGCAGAGTTAGAGGTAGCACGCCAAATTCAAAACAACCTGCTGCGGCAAAGTTTACCTGATATCAAAGAGGCGAAGCTACAAGCCTGCTGCTATCCGGCGCGAGAAGTGGGAGGCGATTTTTTTGAAGTATTCGTCCACCCCAAAGGAGATTTATGGTTGGCTGTGGGCGATGTTTCGGGAAAAGGTGTACCTGCGGCTTTATTCATGGCTAGTGCCATTTCTGTATTGCGCCGCGAATTATCTCAAGAAACACCAGCCGAACCCCATGTGATTGTCCAGAATCTTAATCATGCTCTGTGTAATGACTTAATTAGCAATAATTGCTTTATTACTCTTGTGTTAGCTTGTTATACCCCTACCACAGGAGAACTAGTCTACGCCAATGCTGGGCATATTTATCCTCTGCTATGGTCACATCAAGCTACCTCAACTCAAGAACCCAACTATCTTAAAGTCCGCGGCATTCCTCTGGGTATTTTACCTACCTGGCAAGCACAGTCAGGACGATTACATCTCTCTTCTGGAGATACTTTATTGTTAGCTAGTGATGGGATTACTGAAGCAACAGTATCAAATGAGTTACTAAAATGCGAAAAAATAGATGGTAATTTTTCGGCAGGTACTCACTCTATGCTGAATCAAGAAGGCCTTTGGCAACTTCTCCAAACAGAACCACAACCACTTTCCCTCAACCATTTACTAGCTCGCATCCAAGCAAATAATCAAGTTCAAGAAGATGATCAAACTATACTTTCACTAGAGGTTTTATAA
- a CDS encoding anti-sigma regulatory factor, producing MKSELHVPSDLNYLNIVEAWLLGCLKVKLGESVDWSRQSSRLRLALVEAYSNVVRHAHKEQPNLPVLLRLELKDRDISLEIWDYGEGYDMSTYLAPNPVDKQEGGYGWLIMNRLMDKVEYQLQVNGANCLKLEATIPELVK from the coding sequence ATGAAAAGTGAGCTTCATGTACCAAGTGATCTGAATTATTTAAATATCGTCGAAGCCTGGTTGCTGGGATGCTTGAAAGTCAAGCTAGGAGAATCTGTTGATTGGTCTCGTCAATCTAGTCGTTTACGACTGGCTTTGGTAGAAGCCTACTCTAATGTGGTGCGTCATGCCCACAAAGAGCAGCCGAATTTACCAGTATTACTGCGTTTAGAACTCAAAGACCGAGACATTTCCCTAGAAATCTGGGACTATGGTGAAGGCTATGATATGTCTACTTACTTAGCACCCAATCCTGTAGACAAACAAGAAGGGGGTTATGGATGGCTCATTATGAATCGTCTTATGGATAAGGTAGAGTACCAATTACAAGTTAACGGCGCTAATTGTTTAAAATTAGAAGCCACTATTCCAGAATTGGTGAAATAA
- a CDS encoding glycosyltransferase family 39 protein yields the protein MKTLSIQNHQRDFIWIKILVISIIILGIYFRFANIGHKVYWTDEVYTSLWLSGHSSSEIIEKFYHGEIVNLGILKEYQQINITQGISGAITRLALEDSQHPPLYYSLAWFWSAWFGNSVAAIRSLSAIISVFSLVSVYFLCQELFELPLTKWVAILLIAISPFYVLYAQEAREYSLWKLTIIISNYSFLLAFRKKSFFSWLIYAITLTLSFYTFLFSIFLALGHGIYILSIHGFKKTQSLIAYLLSITAAIIAFIPWLIIIYQGRIAGRIQRLDWITEETSLPALIGKWLLNITRIFLDWVIINENTSTKAIIWLIPFTFALIVLIGYGFYYLYRSMPKSTWLFILTLTLTTATALIIPDIIFGGRRSGVARYLIPTFLGIQLTIAHLLASKLVAVQSIKWQNIWRLITIFIISIGVISCVIISPAGIWWNKGAANNLRLDQVAAVINQSHHPVVVSDAKFPYILGLTHILNSDVNFQLAIQPQDLVVQKAQDNLFLFYPSRKLYKYLKINYNLEPLYLGKNPVLGLWKLQAINQRN from the coding sequence ATGAAAACTCTATCTATTCAAAATCATCAAAGAGACTTTATCTGGATAAAAATCCTTGTTATTTCTATTATAATTTTAGGAATTTATTTTCGGTTTGCGAATATTGGCCATAAAGTTTATTGGACAGATGAAGTTTACACATCATTATGGCTTTCTGGTCATTCCAGTTCAGAGATTATCGAAAAATTTTATCATGGTGAAATTGTTAATCTTGGTATCTTAAAAGAATATCAACAGATAAATATTACCCAAGGTATCAGTGGTGCAATTACTCGTCTGGCTTTAGAAGACTCTCAGCATCCACCACTATATTACTCTCTTGCTTGGTTTTGGTCAGCTTGGTTTGGTAATTCTGTAGCTGCAATTAGAAGTTTATCTGCCATTATTAGCGTATTTTCTTTAGTCAGTGTATATTTTTTATGTCAAGAATTATTTGAATTACCTTTAACAAAGTGGGTTGCTATTTTACTGATAGCCATCTCGCCGTTTTATGTTTTATATGCTCAGGAGGCTAGAGAATATAGTCTGTGGAAATTGACGATTATAATTTCTAATTATTCATTTTTATTAGCTTTCAGGAAAAAATCATTTTTCAGTTGGTTGATTTATGCAATTACACTCACTCTAAGTTTTTACACATTTTTGTTTTCAATCTTTTTAGCCCTTGGTCATGGCATTTATATATTAAGTATTCATGGGTTCAAAAAAACTCAGTCATTAATTGCTTATTTATTATCTATCACAGCCGCCATTATCGCTTTTATCCCTTGGCTGATAATTATTTATCAAGGTAGAATTGCTGGCAGAATTCAACGATTAGATTGGATAACAGAAGAGACGAGTTTACCTGCTTTAATTGGGAAATGGCTGCTAAATATCACGCGAATTTTTTTAGATTGGGTAATTATTAATGAAAATACATCAACTAAAGCAATAATTTGGTTGATACCATTTACTTTTGCATTGATAGTTTTGATTGGTTATGGATTTTACTATCTCTATCGTTCAATGCCTAAAAGTACTTGGTTATTTATATTAACTTTAACTTTAACAACAGCAACAGCCTTAATTATTCCTGATATTATCTTTGGCGGTAGGCGTTCGGGAGTGGCGAGATATCTAATACCGACATTTTTAGGAATTCAATTAACAATTGCTCATCTTTTAGCTAGTAAGTTAGTCGCGGTTCAAAGCATAAAATGGCAAAATATCTGGAGATTAATTACGATTTTTATCATCTCTATTGGTGTGATATCTTGTGTAATTATCTCTCCGGCTGGGATTTGGTGGAATAAAGGTGCCGCAAATAATTTAAGGTTAGATCAAGTCGCTGCTGTTATCAATCAAAGTCATCATCCTGTAGTAGTCAGTGATGCTAAATTTCCATATATTTTAGGGTTAACTCATATACTTAATTCCGATGTAAATTTTCAGTTGGCGATTCAGCCTCAAGATTTGGTGGTTCAGAAAGCACAAGACAATTTATTTTTGTTTTATCCATCAAGAAAGTTATACAAATATCTGAAGATTAACTATAATTTAGAACCTCTATATCTAGGGAAAAATCCAGTTTTGGGTTTATGGAAATTACAAGCTATTAATCAGCGCAATTGA
- a CDS encoding TetR/AcrR family transcriptional regulator, whose amino-acid sequence MARPKAGEIDRSNSTEKVEKILQGAMQEFLAHGYAATSMDKVAEAASVSKATVYSHFQDKEGLFRALIEKLARKRFHSILGTQPLQGEPYIVLRRLAKTALDQMVNDQEYQAFERLLMGESARFPELAQVFIGSIAKPAIETISKYLASCTELNIPDPEATARILIGSLVHFVMTQEIMHGKYIMPMESDRIIDALTHLIVNCAD is encoded by the coding sequence ATGGCACGCCCAAAAGCGGGGGAAATTGACCGTTCAAATTCAACAGAGAAAGTAGAAAAGATTCTCCAAGGGGCAATGCAGGAGTTTCTCGCCCACGGCTATGCTGCTACGAGTATGGATAAAGTGGCAGAAGCAGCCAGTGTTTCTAAAGCCACGGTGTACAGCCATTTTCAAGATAAAGAAGGCTTATTTCGGGCATTAATCGAAAAACTGGCAAGAAAGCGGTTTCATTCAATTTTAGGGACGCAACCCCTTCAGGGAGAACCTTACATTGTGCTGCGGAGGTTAGCCAAAACAGCATTAGACCAGATGGTGAATGACCAGGAATATCAAGCATTTGAACGCTTACTAATGGGAGAGTCAGCGCGGTTTCCTGAATTAGCACAAGTGTTTATTGGTAGTATTGCCAAACCTGCAATTGAGACTATCAGTAAATATTTAGCATCTTGCACGGAATTGAACATTCCCGACCCGGAAGCCACAGCTAGGATACTCATTGGTTCATTAGTACATTTTGTGATGACACAGGAGATTATGCACGGTAAGTATATTATGCCAATGGAGAGCGATCGCATTATCGATGCTTTAACACACCTAATTGTCAATTGCGCTGATTAA
- a CDS encoding ABC exporter membrane fusion protein, with product MQNSKLGRPISRQSIFRPPFFIATIVSLTVIGSSIFTGLKFREAANQRAQIPAVLLPEIKTVTALGRIEPKGKVIQLSASTSTEVNRVEQLLINEGDKVKAGQIIAILDNRDRLEAAFKETQEQVKVAQANLNRTQVGAKRGEIAAQTAKIASLEAERQGNIASQAATVARLQAEVENAVIENNRYQVLFKEGAISVSQRDSKRLNLETAQKTLQEAQAQLKRIQTSSQQQLKEAAATLDQITDVPKVDVEVAQAEVNRAIASMNRAKVNLQQAYVRSLQDGQVFEIHTQPGELIGNDGIADIGQTSQMYVVAEVYESDIGKVSPGQKVQIVGDFLPIELQGTVERKGLQVRRQNLVNSDPLSNIDNRVVQVHIKLDQASSQKAATLSNLQVKVVIQR from the coding sequence GTGCAAAACTCAAAGCTAGGCAGGCCGATATCTCGTCAGTCTATTTTCCGTCCACCCTTTTTTATCGCCACTATTGTATCTTTAACCGTAATTGGCAGTAGTATTTTTACTGGATTAAAATTTCGGGAAGCGGCTAATCAAAGGGCGCAAATTCCAGCAGTACTGTTGCCAGAAATTAAAACAGTCACAGCTTTGGGGCGCATTGAACCAAAGGGAAAAGTCATACAACTCTCAGCTTCGACATCAACTGAAGTTAATCGAGTTGAACAATTATTAATTAATGAAGGGGATAAGGTAAAAGCAGGGCAAATAATTGCCATTTTAGATAATCGCGATCGCTTAGAAGCAGCATTTAAAGAAACACAAGAACAAGTCAAAGTCGCCCAAGCGAATTTAAATCGCACTCAAGTAGGGGCAAAACGTGGAGAAATTGCAGCCCAAACAGCAAAAATTGCCAGTCTAGAAGCAGAACGCCAAGGAAATATTGCTTCTCAAGCGGCAACTGTTGCCCGTTTACAAGCCGAAGTCGAAAACGCTGTCATTGAAAATAATCGTTATCAAGTTCTGTTTAAAGAAGGTGCAATTTCGGTTTCCCAACGAGATAGCAAACGCTTAAATTTAGAAACTGCCCAAAAAACGCTTCAAGAAGCCCAAGCCCAGTTAAAACGCATTCAAACATCTAGTCAGCAACAACTCAAAGAAGCCGCAGCCACATTAGACCAAATTACCGACGTGCCGAAAGTCGATGTTGAAGTTGCCCAAGCCGAAGTGAATCGTGCGATCGCCTCAATGAATCGGGCTAAGGTAAATTTACAACAAGCTTACGTGCGATCGCTCCAAGATGGTCAAGTATTTGAAATCCACACCCAGCCAGGGGAATTAATCGGCAATGATGGCATTGCCGACATTGGACAAACTAGCCAAATGTATGTTGTCGCAGAAGTTTACGAAAGCGATATTGGCAAAGTCAGTCCAGGACAAAAAGTGCAAATAGTCGGTGATTTTTTGCCCATTGAATTGCAAGGAACAGTAGAACGCAAAGGCTTGCAAGTACGGCGACAAAATCTAGTCAATAGTGACCCTCTGAGTAATATTGATAACCGAGTAGTCCAAGTACATATCAAACTAGATCAAGCATCCAGCCAAAAAGCAGCCACTTTGAGTAATTTGCAAGTCAAAGTGGTAATTCAACGTTGA
- the devC gene encoding ABC transporter permease DevC, giving the protein MWLIKQIQRRTPLGWLQLSHEKSRLLVALSGIAFADVLMFMQLGFETALYDSNTRLHRSLQADIVLLSPQARNLQSMSSFSRRRLYQAMDVPGVKSAEPMYFSNSIWKNPQTRRETGVLVIGFNPNKPAFDLPDVNQQLQTIALPDNVLFDRGARGDYQKAIAKIDQGKILTTEMERRTIRISGLFQVGASFGADGSLMTSDQNFLRIFPRRQSSSISLGLIKIQPGYDAKQVAMALKSHLRDDVKVLTHAEFIEFENNFWRTNSPIGFIFSLGVSMGFVVGVIIVYQVLSTDVNAHIREYATFKAIGYRNYYLLSVVFEEALILALLGFIPGVAVSLGLYQLTRAATNLPMYMTLMRGLQVIILTFMMCAISGAIATRKLQSADPADMF; this is encoded by the coding sequence ATGTGGCTTATCAAACAAATACAGCGACGCACACCTTTAGGGTGGCTGCAACTGAGTCATGAAAAAAGTCGGCTGTTAGTAGCATTATCAGGCATTGCCTTTGCTGATGTGCTGATGTTTATGCAGCTTGGCTTTGAGACTGCACTGTATGACAGTAATACAAGACTGCATCGAAGTTTACAAGCAGATATTGTGTTACTCAGTCCTCAAGCCCGAAACCTGCAAAGTATGTCTTCGTTTTCGCGGCGACGCTTGTACCAAGCGATGGATGTTCCTGGGGTAAAGTCAGCCGAACCAATGTATTTTAGTAACAGTATTTGGAAGAATCCGCAAACGCGGCGCGAGACTGGGGTGCTAGTAATTGGGTTTAATCCCAATAAGCCAGCCTTTGATTTACCCGATGTCAACCAACAATTGCAGACGATCGCCTTACCTGATAATGTTCTCTTTGACCGTGGTGCTAGAGGCGATTACCAAAAAGCGATCGCCAAAATTGATCAAGGTAAAATTCTCACCACAGAAATGGAACGACGCACAATTAGAATTAGTGGATTATTCCAAGTTGGTGCGTCTTTTGGGGCGGATGGTAGCCTGATGACTAGTGATCAAAACTTTTTGCGAATCTTTCCTCGACGACAGTCAAGTAGTATCAGTTTGGGTTTAATTAAAATACAACCTGGCTATGATGCAAAACAGGTAGCAATGGCATTGAAATCACACCTGAGAGATGATGTTAAGGTGCTAACTCATGCCGAATTTATTGAATTTGAGAACAACTTTTGGCGAACAAATTCACCCATTGGATTTATTTTTAGTCTGGGTGTCTCAATGGGATTTGTGGTTGGGGTAATTATTGTTTACCAAGTGCTTTCGACTGATGTTAATGCCCATATCAGGGAATATGCCACCTTTAAAGCTATTGGCTATCGCAATTACTATTTACTCAGTGTAGTTTTTGAAGAGGCATTAATTTTAGCACTACTAGGTTTTATCCCCGGTGTAGCCGTATCCTTGGGGCTTTATCAGCTAACCCGCGCCGCGACAAATTTACCAATGTATATGACTTTAATGCGGGGATTACAAGTAATAATTCTCACCTTTATGATGTGTGCAATTTCCGGTGCGATCGCTACTCGTAAACTGCAATCTGCTGACCCTGCGGATATGTTTTAA